TTACAGCCAGGACATCAGTCAGCCAGGACATCAGTCAGCCAGGACATCAGTCAGCCAGGACATCAGTCAGCCATCACAGGCATTACATAACTGCTCTTTTGTTCTGTGTGCAATCtcatcctcttttcctctccctcacagccccatctctccctcacagccccatctctccctcacagccccatctctccctcactcttcctCCCGTATCGCTCTCTCTGGatcactgtttctgtctctcttccctctccctcaatccctttctgtttctctccacctccctccatcactctccctagATATCAGTCATTCTGTCGGGAGTGACAGTTGTCCTGGCTGGGTTTGAAAGATAAAGGAAGTGTGACGTAGCAGTTTTCAGAGTGGATTTGCCATCTGTCAGACAAGTGTTCGGTGAGATGTCATTCAAGGATCCTGAAAACGACAGCCAGGCTCTAATCCCAACCAACCTGATCTACAATCCAACCACATGTTTACAAACATGATGCTGGTTTCTCCATCAGAAGAGCATTTGGTCATCTGACATGTTTAGAGAACTAGAATCTCTGTCAGAATGTTCCAGGCTACTGTGACAGAGCTAGCCTTCTCTAAGATAAttctaatatataatataatcacATGGCCGACAACATTTGGCAAACAAAACAAGCATACATGGTAACAACTGGACTTAATAAAACAGCCAGGAGAAAAGCAACCAGTCTCAGAACATATGATACAGCCCTAAATCATATCAAAGTGTATAGGTGAAATgggccgaacacaacaggtgtagactttacagtgaaatgcttacgtacaagcccttcccaaccagttagtTTCATGGTACTTCTGGAGTATTGGCGGAGCCCCAGACCAACAGTGGTCCTGACTGATCTTGTTCAAACCAGTCCTCAGCTCCTACTACTGACCATCAAGCCAGGAGAGAAGAACATCCGCTCAACCCACACACTCCAATCAGTACCATTAACCTGGCCAATGCTGATCCAGTGCCAACAGCACTCGAGGACCAAAGAAATGTCCCCCTGCCCAGACCACACTCCGCTTCTCAGTTCCTCCATTCAGGAGGCCCACTCCAGCCAGTTCCTTTGTACCTCTGACAGGACAGGTCCAGGTACTAGAGAGCAAGTCCCGGCAGGTAGCCACCCTCCCCTCACTGTGTCCAGAGGGTAcatgtaggacacacacacacagtcagtgatGGAGGTGGGATAACCCTTGcctcagtcagtcacacacccacacactgctcACACCCACCGCATACACCTTTTGTTGTTAACAGCTATGCTACCTCAATGTGTGACACTTTCCGCTTGCTCATCTTTGCTGCTGGCTCCAACATCAGTGGAAAGTGGGTCAACAACACCTGGCTGTCTGGCAAGTCCTCCCTAACTCCCCACCTCCCTACCCTACCTACCGCACAGCACCCATTTCTATGCAAATGAACAGTCTATACAGTGAATGAGAGAAGCCAGTTGCCATTCtcaccaacaacaacaataatagtCCTTCACTACAATACTGCTGGACATTTCATCAGTCAATCAATAGAGTAAAAAAAGCAGTAGCCATGAGTCACGATATGATGACGCCATTATAACAGGACAATGTATTATCAAGGGGGTCATGCGATAATGCATGTCACTCCTTCTAGTACATAGTGGTAGCCCAACATCTGCCCAGCTGTGTGGGAAGTTTGAAAAGCAGATCGTCGGAGCTTCCCCTCATGTAGTTCTGCATGCAAGTTATTCAAATGATAAGCTACTGATTGTTATGCGAGTGTCATACAGCTGGGCTAAGtgcttgttgaaacagctcaatAGAGAAATCAATTGTTGATTGACAATCAGGGAACCAAGGCCtatacattcattcattcaacaTAGCAGCTCTGGCATGATGTAACCATATTAAAATGATACACCACTCCGACATCACAGCAGTAAACAGATTTGAGAGGATTAGAGAGTGCAGAGCAAAACATGTTATGGTGATGTACCGATGTCACATGTAGCGACGGCTACATGCACCCCTACTGCCTTACCTTCAATGGCGATGACATGTTCTCGAATCTGATTCTGCAGGATGGGCTCTTCCACGCGCTCCAGCAGTTCATATATGGAGTAGATGTTTGGATGGACGGATTCGAACCTCTGGATCTCAGACCGAATGGCAGCCGAGTTTGCAAGGTGCTGCTGATAGTTCATTTTGCGCGTCGTTTCTGTTCTTGCACTTTCACGACTGTTAACGAGTTGACTGGTCTGGTCAAATGGTGTGGTCCTCAGCACAATATTGTGGGTGAGGCACGCCAAATCATTTGTCGATAGCTAGCTACTTGATTAAAAATGTGGCTTGAAATGAAACAGCAGTTACTTGTCAGTGAGTCcatgtagctagctggctatccgTGAGTCCAAACAACCGACCCGGGCTCTCCTGATTCGAAATCCTGGAGGAGTGACAGTAGTAGTCGGCTGAGCAACGCTTCCCCATATCCTTGCTCCGTCCCTCGCGGAGTGTGGAAGTAAAAACCCTATTCACGAATATTAGCGTGTGTATGAATAGTAGCAATCCAGCAAACAGGTACTGCAGTCATGTCATAACTCTCAAACGCTGGAAAGGTTTGAAAACGCTTGCTAAATAGGCCCTTTGGCATTTGCTAACTCGGTAGCTAGCAGTAGCTAACGTCCAAGCCGGGGACAAAACTCTGAATTTCTCAAACCCCTATCATTCTCTCCTTACACCGACCAATCTGTTTGAGCTTTTCTTCACAAACATGCAAATAAACCAATGTAGTTATGTACCCATGCAAACCTGCCAAAAGCAATCTACATAACTAGCTAAATAGTTACTAATCGTGGCTGGATGTGTGTTCTGCGCAGCCAAGTCCTCGTTCGTTGTTTTGTTTAGCGTGCAAAAGCAGGCGCAAAACTCCCCCCACAGTCCGGGTTTGGTCCAAACACTGGGCGCATGCAGTTGCCGAAAATTCCAAGACACAATACAAATGTGGCTACTTATTGCGATGAGAgcaatatatattttacagatTGCTCTAGTTGATCGGCAAACATAGGTGCTTTCCCCTTCCTCTTGGGTAGAAATCCATCCCGTCTGTATCATTGGACGTCATTCCCTGAACGTTTCCTTCTGGAAAACGTCCGCTGCAACCCATAGACTTAGATAGACATCGCATCATTGTATCTGTCATATTATGGCATCTGTGAGAGCACAGGCAGAGCCATTGCGTCCAGCTCTATTTCGAAGTAGTTCATTTTCTTattctactacttctatgagttggcaaacaaactgaacgggtgcatactgccacctggagtgtgttgtttTAACAGGTATAAAGTCAGGGTTAGCGATTTATTGCCACCTGCATTTATGGAATGTTTTCACGCGGGTATAATTCATcggctgatccctcctggtgacctgGATTAAcacataggaagtcccacccagttgacttcattaaaatggtgaaagtcctcaatggcaATGCCCATGCTAAAATAGGCATTTGGGCAAGGATAGTTCATTTGGGCACAAGAGTTTTCAATCTATCTCTATGGCGGCAAGCATATAACGCATTGGCTGGTTCAGAGGCGTCGCGTTCTTGAATGTACTTATTGCGCAGAGGCTGCGCATCTGTTTCTCGGCATTTGAAGAATGTTCActcacatgtacagtatatgccaATATATAACATTAATTTAGCCATATATATGGAGCTCTAAGGTATTCATATTTCAGAAGAGATACATTTGGCTTGAAAATTAGTGGAATATAGCGTAGCATCTGCATAAACAAGCAAAGATCATACATGATTACACTAAAAACTACAAATTTTTATTGCTATATTTTATTGATTGATTTGAAATGTTAAATATTTACATATTTCCTTTGATTAATTGACTTATTTATACACAACCTCGTTATCAGAAAGATAATACTCCTTAGTTCCACCATAGAAATATTGATCCCATCTATAAAAATCTAGAAACAGTACAGAGACCTTGAGTCGATTGATATCTTAGTTCAATGCCCCTCACTCATCCCCGAGGCTGCCTCCTCATTTATATTTACATAGGATATATCCAACATTTCAGATTCCTGACATGAAAAGTTCAGCGGTCCTCTTCAATCTGTCCAGCCGGGCACTGTTTCCCCATCCACCATTAAGTAATGGACGATGCCAGCTCTCTTCTTCCCACTGCTCAAAGCCTTGATGCAGCATTCATGGTCTGCCACCGTGAAGTGTGTCTCTGTTCCGTCATCCACAAACTCTCCCTATAGCCGACAATTAGAGACGGTACATAAATATCCATAAAGGACTGGAATGACTAAAGTATGGACCAAAACATTAGTGAATCATGTTAAACCAGAACCTTGGCCTATGTATGTATGCAACATACATGGACACAATAACTTCACATTCAATTCCATATGAGGTTGAAAAAGTACCTCGGTCTCCATTTTCTGCCCATTGAACCATACATCCATTGTGTCCTTTTCTGTTGAAACCATACAGTAGTAATTTAGTATATTATTAGTATTGCTTGCATCATATTTTTCACCATAGGCCTACAGGACAGATGCACCATGCAGTGCATTGGAATGATTGCTAGTGATTTACCGGTGTGCATTACACATCCACAAGAGCATCATAACATCACACAGTGCAGAGTTCCCTGCTTTGTTTATTCATGTCACATGGAGCTTTCTGCTATAGGCTACAAAGGACAGTGTCCCTTCCAATCAGGTTGCTCGCATGGCTTAAAATAGCCAACCCAAAAGTGTTCCCCTAAATAGATTATACTCCTCAGAACAGCGCTGACCTGCATGTTGCCTTACACACAGCCAACTATGTTTTTATAGACTTTTTAGAATAGACAGTGGAGCTGGAATTGACACTGAAATATTGCTCAATGCTCATAGGAAAGAACATGCTTCTTGTTTTTTGAGCCTTACCAAGGACAATCCTGCAGTCAACACCATCCACTTGCAGCACCCACGTCTTAGTGACTTTGGATCTGTTATCTATGAACTTCTGGAGACTCTTGCCATCAATCTCCAAGGTGTACTCGTAGGTAAAGCCACTGATAGCCTCAATGTTTACTGTTGCTTTTGTTTCCATGCCTCCCACTGTGAAGGTCTCCTTTCCAACCAGTTTGAACATCCAATCTCTTCTGAGCACCTCCTGAGGAAGAAAGCAAATCAGACAGCCATAGGCCTTCTGTACATAGCTCTGACTACACAATAACACATTAGAGATTTTAAGAAGGAATACGTTTCAGGGCCTACGTACCTGTCCATTGATCCAAACAACCCTCTTCCCTGTCGCCGTGCCGTGTTCAAACTCAATCCTGTAAACCCCATCGCTTAACGCCACCTCCCAGATACCAACAACATCTCCGGCCATCATCTTGACTGACCTTGCAGG
The DNA window shown above is from Oncorhynchus mykiss isolate Arlee chromosome 18, USDA_OmykA_1.1, whole genome shotgun sequence and carries:
- the LOC110495629 gene encoding fas apoptotic inhibitory molecule 1-like, which translates into the protein MMAGDVVGIWEVALSDGVYRIEFEHGTATGKRVVWINGQEVLRRDWMFKLVGKETFTVGGMETKATVNIEAISGFTYEYTLEIDGKSLQKFIDNRSKVTKTWVLQVDGVDCRIVLEKDTMDVWFNGQKMETEGEFVDDGTETHFTVADHECCIKALSSGKKRAGIVHYLMVDGETVPGWTD